A stretch of the Lolium perenne isolate Kyuss_39 chromosome 3, Kyuss_2.0, whole genome shotgun sequence genome encodes the following:
- the LOC127345072 gene encoding uncharacterized protein — protein sequence MARSLSAAAAIAVVVLCLSGICRGAERLGTRECEELGFTGLALCSDCTALGEFVKDQELVEDCRKCCTEDDSDDSISKLVFSGAIIEVCMRKLVFYPEVVGFLEGDKDDFPFVQTRYAYGSPPKLIMLDDKGDQKETIRIDNWKREHIRQFLKEKVKPAKSDS from the exons ATGGCTCGATCTCTTTCCgccgcggcggccatcgccgtggTCGTCCTCTGCCTCTCCGGCATCTGCCGCGGCGCCGAGCGGCTCGGGACGAGGGAGTGCGAGGAGCTGGGGTTCACCGGCCTCGCCCTCTGCTCCGACTGCACCGCGCTCGGCGAGTTCGTCAAGGACCAAG AACTGGTGGAGGACTGTCGTAAATGTTGCACGGAGGATGATTCAGATGATTCTATCAGCAAG CTTGTATTCTCTGGTGCAATTATTGAAGTATGCATGAGAAAGCTGGTGTTTTATCCGGAAGTTGTTGGATTCCTCGAAGGGGACAAAGATGACTTCCCTTTTGTACAAACCCGGTATGCTTATGGCTCTCCACCAAAGCTCATAATGCTTGATGACAAGGGTGACCAGAAGGAGACTATAAG GATCGATAATTGGAAGCGAGAGCATATTCGCCAATTCCTCAAGGAGAAAGTGAAGCCAGCGAAATCGGACAGCTGA
- the LOC127345073 gene encoding F-box protein At2g26160, with translation MEAAQSTPWSDLQPELLGLVLRHLPSLADRVRLRAVCRPWRSNSMSQPLPLPFPWLTLPDGTFLSIPANEIHRVPIPDGACVQGSIDNWLFLMHKSSMDNHNVCSLMNPFSKATLELPDLVAVWKHQTSYYSHRKPFFYKLVVPSPLDSSPDSPVAALIMDDGNSHILCISQPPIATSSLRARSNKDPRLYLSDVVFFNRKLYGLHGSGKLYIIDLDNDLGISSIECIIDALGDISGIPQHLSGMVYMSREYLVECGGKLLMVIRWFNLMPKPTDDDDVFENTRTVALQVFEADLCSSPNRWRSATELGGHALFVGQRSSKSLPARECSGYHEDCIYFMFDYDWPTSSANPLRDSGVYNIRNGTIAPLMSGTSAASLHRVGQWRPTWFFPPEAVWSIQSGFCSSFILAICYCISLVV, from the coding sequence ATGGAAGCTGCACAGTCTACGCCTTGGTCAGATCTTCAGCCGGAActcctaggccttgttcttaggCACCTCCCCTCCCTGGCTGATCGTGTTCGTCTGAGAGCAGTCTGTCGCCCATGGCGCTCTAATAGCATGTCGCAGCCTCTTCCTCTCCCATTCCCATGGCTCACCCTTCCCGATGGTACCTTCCTCAGCATTCCAGCAAATGAAATTCACCGCGTACCTATACCAGATGGTGCTTGTGTCCAGGGCTCCATTGACAACTGGCTATTCCTCATGCACAAGAGCTCCATGGACAATCATAATGTGTGCTCATTGATGAATCCTTTCTCCAAGGCCACGCTGGAGCTTCCTGATCTAGTCGCTGTTTGGAAGCATCAGACAAGTTACTACTCTCATCGTAAACCATTTTTTTATAAGTTGGTGGTTCCCTCGCCCCTGGACTCATCACCTGATTCCCCTGTTGCTGCACTAATCATGGATGATGGAAATTCACATATACTTTGTATTAGCCAGCCACCAATTGCCACTTCCTCGCTCAGAGCCAGAAGTAATAAGGATCCACGACTGTACCTCAGTGATGTTGTATTTTTCAACAGAAAATTGTATGGGTTGCATGGGTCTGGCAAGCTTTACATCATTGATCTGGACAATGACCTTGGTATATCATCCATCGAGTGCATAATTGACGCTTTGGGCGATATAAGTGGAATACCTCAACACTTGTCCGGAATGGTGTATATGTCGAGAGAGTATCTTGTTGAATGTGGTGGTAAACTGTTGATGGTGATAAGATGGTTTAACCTCATGCCAAAACCAACAGATGATGATGATGTCTTTGAAAATACACGCACTGTTGCACTTCAGGTCTTTGAGGCAGACTTGTGCAGCAGCCCTAATCGATGGAGAAGCGCTACTGAGTTGGGTGGCCATGCACTCTTTGTTGGTCAACGTAGCTCGAAGTCCCTGCCTGCTAGAGAATGCAGTGGGTATCATGAGGATTGCATCTACTTCATGTTTGACTATGACTGGCCGACCTCTTCTGCAAATCCTCTTCGCGACTCTGGTGTGTACAACATCAGGAATGGCACAATAGCGCCATTGATGTCAGGGACATCAGCAGCATCGCTGCATCGTGTTGGGCAGTGGCGTCCGACATGGTTCTTCCCTCCTGAAGCTGTTTGGTCAATCCAGTCTGGGTTCTGCTCATCTTTTATTCTAGCGATCTGTTACTGTATTTCTTTAGTAGTATGA
- the LOC127345071 gene encoding uncharacterized protein — MARVEKVGCSGEEGLVEVVVGVDGKGAIECRICQEEGEEEAMDSPCACTGTLKFAHRKCIQRWCNKKGNITCEICNQVYSPNYILPPTKCCSDEMSMDLRQSWVGRIDPHESHFLAIAIAEQQLLHAEFDDCVSSNSSGATCCRTIALILMFLLLVRHVIVIVRDVSMLQDATVLFSATLQFAGFFLPCYVIARSCYTYQHRRRRQV; from the exons ATGGCGCGCGTGGAGAAGGTTGGCTGCTCCGGCGAAGAGGGTCTGGTGGAGGTTGTGGTCGGCGTGGACGGCAAGGGGGCGATAGAGTGCCGGATATgccaggaggagggggaggaagaAGCCATGGACTCCCCCTGCGCCTGCACTGGCACGCTCAAG TTCGCCCACAGGAAATGCATACAGAGATGGTGCAACAAGAAGGGGAACATTACATGCGAAATCTGCAACCAG GTTTACTCCCCCAACTATATCCTCCCTCCAACCAAATGTTGTTCAGATGAAATGAGCATGGATCTAAG GCAAAGCTGGGTTGGAAGAATCGATCCCCACGAATCCCATTTCCTAGCGATTGCCATCGCCGAGCAGCAGCTGTTGCACGCTGAATTTGATGACTGTGTGTCCTCAAACTCGAGCGGTGCCACATGCTGCCGGACTATTGCTCTAATT TTGatgttcctcctgcttgtgcgtcATGTAATAGTGATTGTGCGAGATGTTAGCATGCTACAAGACGCAACGGTATTGTTCAGC GCGACTCTTCAGTTTGCGGGATTCTTTCTTCCATGTTATGTCATAGCACGCTCTTGCTATACTTATCAACATCGGAGGCGAAGACAG GTGTAG